In one Hyphomicrobium sp. 99 genomic region, the following are encoded:
- the rpoZ gene encoding DNA-directed RNA polymerase subunit omega has product MARVTVEDCVDKIPNRFELVLLAAHRARAIANGSSITIAPDDDKNPVIALREIAERTLSPDDMRETLISSIQKNTEVDEPEAVAAPLLPPERRAPMLGRDDLSSDTQVDVMTEEQLLRGLESMTPLEPSANIGSGSGSGRERDRDPRDRSR; this is encoded by the coding sequence ATGGCTCGCGTCACCGTCGAAGATTGCGTCGACAAGATTCCGAATAGATTCGAATTGGTCCTCCTCGCTGCGCACCGCGCGCGGGCAATCGCCAACGGCAGCTCCATCACCATCGCGCCCGACGACGACAAGAATCCGGTCATCGCGCTGCGCGAGATCGCTGAGCGCACGCTTTCGCCCGACGACATGCGCGAAACGCTGATCTCGTCGATCCAGAAGAACACCGAAGTCGACGAGCCGGAAGCCGTTGCAGCGCCGTTGCTGCCGCCGGAGCGCCGCGCGCCGATGCTCGGCCGCGATGATCTTTCGTCCGACACGCAGGTCGATGTCATGACGGAAGAACAGCTTCTTCGCGGTCTGGAGAGCATGACGCCGCTGGAGCCTTCGGCCAACATCGGGTCGGGCTCAGGTTCTGGCCGTGAACGCGACCGTGATCCGCGCGACCGCTCTCGCTAA
- a CDS encoding bifunctional (p)ppGpp synthetase/guanosine-3',5'-bis(diphosphate) 3'-pyrophosphohydrolase: MMRQYELVERVLKYDPKADEALLNRAYVYAMKAHGHQKRASGAPYFSHPLEVAAILTDLKLDDATIATALLHDVIEDTDATRAEIDQMFGPEIGSLVDGLTKIKRLDLVSKKAEQAESFRKLLIAISSDIRVLLVKLADRLHNMRTLEHMKPESRRRNSEETLDIYAPLAGMMGMQALREELEDHAFRWLHPEAHDALTEKLGEMRERNRGLVEEIRQAIARKCADAGIKAETFGREKKPYAIWSKMEHKQISLEQLSDIYGFRVVVHSIEDCYRVLGIVHTTWSTVPGRFKDYISAPKRNNYQSIHTTVYGPRHQRVELQIRTYDMQHIAEFGIAAHALYKDQQHGRVNGHDFESTLDGDDSPYGRLRVMISSLLEAANPEEFLEHTKLELFHDQVFCFTPKGRLIALPRGATPLDFAYAVHTDIGNEAIAAYINGRHVPIDTHLRNGDEVVIETSKGHIRPAAWEAFAVTGRARAAIRRAAREAERRRFMELGRQLVTSTLAGLEVDYSEEKVKAAAPKVGFKTADDLLAAVGRNDIPLQDVLGAILPHGQAPGDEGYKPTRRFGRAREQDGWFNIEKVKSLKFRTSEIDSTTAVSIGGPSQELPVAFEPGGAVPGDRIVGVMAPGEGIRVFQIHSPRLKEYEEEHWIDVTWDVDPERPQRFPARISVTAVNAPGSLAEIAKVIGETGGNIDNIKMARRAADFTVMHIELEVFDLVHLNHIVAGLRAKSSVAKVERLFE, encoded by the coding sequence ATGATGCGGCAATACGAACTCGTCGAGCGGGTTCTCAAATACGATCCAAAGGCGGACGAGGCGCTGCTCAATCGCGCCTACGTCTATGCGATGAAGGCGCACGGCCATCAGAAGCGTGCGTCGGGGGCGCCGTATTTTTCGCATCCGCTCGAAGTGGCGGCCATTCTCACAGACCTGAAGCTCGACGACGCAACCATTGCGACGGCGCTTCTCCATGATGTGATCGAGGATACGGATGCGACGCGAGCCGAAATCGACCAGATGTTCGGGCCGGAGATCGGCAGCCTCGTTGATGGTCTGACAAAGATCAAACGCCTCGATCTCGTTTCCAAAAAGGCCGAACAGGCGGAAAGTTTCCGGAAGCTCCTCATCGCGATCTCGAGCGATATCCGGGTGCTTCTCGTCAAGCTCGCGGACCGTTTGCACAACATGCGGACGCTCGAGCACATGAAGCCCGAGAGTCGCCGCCGCAATTCGGAAGAGACGCTCGACATCTACGCGCCGCTTGCCGGCATGATGGGCATGCAGGCGCTACGCGAGGAGCTCGAGGATCACGCCTTTCGCTGGCTGCATCCCGAGGCGCATGACGCGCTTACCGAAAAGCTCGGAGAAATGCGGGAGCGTAATCGCGGGCTTGTCGAGGAGATCCGGCAAGCGATCGCGCGCAAATGCGCCGATGCCGGCATCAAGGCCGAGACCTTCGGGAGAGAGAAAAAGCCTTATGCCATCTGGAGCAAGATGGAGCATAAGCAGATCAGCCTGGAGCAGCTGTCCGACATCTACGGGTTTCGGGTGGTCGTACATTCGATCGAAGACTGCTACCGGGTGCTCGGCATCGTGCACACCACGTGGAGCACGGTTCCCGGCCGATTCAAAGACTACATATCGGCTCCGAAGCGGAACAATTATCAGTCGATCCACACGACCGTTTACGGTCCGCGCCATCAACGCGTCGAGCTGCAGATTCGTACCTACGACATGCAGCATATCGCCGAGTTCGGTATCGCTGCGCATGCGCTCTACAAGGATCAGCAGCACGGCCGCGTCAATGGCCACGACTTCGAGTCTACATTGGACGGGGACGACAGCCCGTATGGGCGACTTCGAGTGATGATCTCGTCGCTGCTTGAGGCCGCGAATCCGGAGGAATTTCTCGAGCACACGAAGCTCGAACTGTTTCACGATCAGGTCTTCTGCTTCACGCCGAAGGGCCGGCTCATCGCGCTTCCGCGCGGGGCTACGCCGCTCGATTTCGCCTATGCCGTGCATACCGACATCGGCAACGAAGCGATCGCGGCCTACATCAATGGCCGTCACGTTCCGATCGATACGCATCTGCGCAACGGCGACGAGGTCGTCATCGAGACGTCGAAGGGACATATCCGACCGGCGGCGTGGGAGGCCTTCGCTGTTACGGGGCGTGCACGAGCGGCGATACGACGAGCGGCCCGCGAGGCCGAACGCCGGCGCTTCATGGAACTCGGGCGGCAGCTCGTTACTTCGACGCTTGCGGGGCTCGAGGTCGATTACTCAGAGGAGAAGGTCAAAGCCGCGGCGCCGAAGGTTGGCTTCAAGACGGCTGACGATCTACTGGCGGCCGTCGGGCGGAACGATATTCCGCTGCAGGACGTGCTCGGCGCGATCCTGCCGCACGGGCAAGCGCCTGGTGACGAAGGGTACAAGCCGACGCGGCGCTTCGGGCGCGCCCGCGAGCAAGACGGCTGGTTCAATATCGAAAAGGTCAAAAGCCTTAAATTCCGGACGTCCGAAATAGACAGCACGACGGCTGTGTCGATTGGCGGTCCAAGTCAGGAATTACCGGTCGCATTCGAACCCGGCGGCGCGGTTCCGGGTGACCGGATCGTCGGTGTCATGGCGCCCGGCGAGGGCATCCGGGTGTTCCAGATCCATTCACCACGTCTGAAGGAATACGAGGAAGAGCATTGGATCGACGTGACTTGGGACGTCGATCCCGAGCGGCCCCAGCGTTTCCCGGCAAGAATCAGTGTCACCGCGGTTAACGCGCCGGGCTCACTGGCTGAGATCGCCAAAGTGATCGGCGAGACGGGTGGCAATATCGACAATATCAAGATGGCTCGCCGTGCGGCAGACTTCACGGTGATGCATATTGAGCTTGAGGTTTTCGATTTGGTGCATTTGAACCACATCGTTGCTGGACTCAGGGCGAAATCCTCCGTTGCGAAGGTGGAACGCCTGTTCGAGTGA
- a CDS encoding DUF2062 domain-containing protein: protein MSLNEKPTAAGARETLWPFRAAGLRNKLRFFWRRILLLRATPHEVALGFALGVFSACTPFLGVQTILALALAFVLRVSMPAALLGTFIGNPLSWPAIWSGSYVAGALLLGQDPAYAADHFTDTANALGATLSAPSPETLNTAVDHLSPIVEPMIVGGLLVGLIAAIFSYYPTRRAVRVFQRHRRLR from the coding sequence GTGTCGTTGAACGAGAAGCCTACAGCAGCTGGAGCGCGTGAGACCCTATGGCCGTTCAGGGCGGCCGGGCTGCGGAACAAGCTTCGCTTCTTCTGGCGGCGCATCCTTCTGCTTCGGGCAACACCGCATGAGGTGGCGCTGGGCTTCGCGCTCGGGGTGTTCAGTGCGTGCACGCCGTTTCTCGGCGTTCAAACGATCCTCGCGCTTGCGCTCGCCTTCGTCCTGCGTGTCAGCATGCCCGCGGCACTGCTCGGGACATTCATCGGCAACCCCTTGAGCTGGCCCGCGATCTGGAGCGGGTCGTACGTCGCGGGCGCATTGCTTCTCGGTCAAGATCCCGCCTATGCCGCCGATCATTTTACCGATACGGCCAATGCGCTTGGCGCAACGTTGAGTGCCCCCTCGCCAGAGACCCTCAATACGGCCGTCGATCATCTTTCGCCCATCGTGGAGCCGATGATCGTGGGTGGTCTTCTCGTCGGCTTGATAGCCGCGATATTTAGCTACTATCCTACACGCCGAGCGGTGCGCGTTTTCCAACGGCACCGCAGGCTCCGCTGA
- a CDS encoding pyridoxine 5'-phosphate synthase, whose protein sequence is MAANRKVSETGQASTPVRALRLGVNIDHVATLRNARGGMHPDPLRAAHLAIEGGADGITAHLREDRRHISDTDITRLKNELTRPLNLEMAATDEMLQIALRHVPNACCLVPERREERTTEGGLDVQGAAKTLKPFVAKLKDAGIRVSLFIEPDIKTIEASSDVGADIVELHTGRYCNLALEHDAAGVAFEIERHRKAASAAASVGLEVHAGHGLTYNTVQPIARIPEIVELNIGHFLIGEAIFGGLSMAVRRMRVLMDEAREALSAQRGR, encoded by the coding sequence GTGGCGGCAAACCGCAAAGTCTCGGAAACTGGCCAAGCGTCAACGCCCGTTCGTGCGTTGCGGCTCGGCGTAAACATCGATCATGTCGCGACGCTCAGGAATGCGCGCGGCGGCATGCATCCTGATCCGCTTCGTGCGGCCCATCTCGCGATCGAAGGTGGTGCCGACGGCATCACCGCGCATCTCAGGGAAGACCGCCGGCACATTTCTGATACCGACATCACGCGCCTCAAGAATGAGCTGACGCGTCCGCTCAATCTCGAAATGGCGGCCACGGACGAAATGCTCCAGATCGCGTTGCGGCATGTGCCAAACGCGTGCTGCCTCGTGCCGGAAAGGCGCGAGGAGCGGACGACCGAAGGCGGCCTCGACGTGCAGGGAGCGGCGAAGACGCTCAAGCCGTTCGTAGCCAAGCTCAAGGATGCGGGCATCCGGGTTTCATTGTTCATCGAGCCCGACATCAAGACGATAGAGGCGTCGTCGGATGTGGGCGCCGATATCGTCGAACTTCATACCGGCAGGTATTGCAATCTCGCGCTTGAACACGATGCTGCCGGCGTCGCCTTCGAGATCGAGCGGCACAGGAAAGCGGCGAGCGCTGCCGCGTCGGTGGGACTTGAAGTTCATGCCGGACACGGCCTTACCTACAACACAGTGCAGCCCATTGCGCGCATCCCCGAGATCGTGGAGCTCAACATCGGGCACTTCCTGATCGGAGAGGCGATTTTCGGCGGCCTTTCCATGGCCGTCCGCCGCATGCGCGTTCTGATGGACGAAGCGCGTGAGGCGTTGTCGGCGCAGAGAGGGCGATGA